A single window of Streptomyces sp. NBC_00464 DNA harbors:
- a CDS encoding condensation domain-containing protein: protein MSAENNERSAAVDVLRERLLRQRLSGASRGDRPGIEPVDRDAPLCLSHGQQQMWFLNRLEPGSAEYLVPFAFRIRGGLDVAALRRAWTGLTARHEILRTRYALDGTEPVQIVDDAVDAVELPLTEHAGDVASPTASDAERWAAELVAQEAVTSFDVEQQWPARARLLRLAPDDHILTTVFHHIAFDAWSSRVLGNELAAFYDAFRDGHPSPLDELPIQYADYAGWLRSETSGKAMEGHLDYWRAQLADAAPVDLPADRPRPAFRSHDGAEVSFTLSSQLTAVVRDIARRHDTTPFVVLLSAFQALVARYTGQRDVPVGTTVSGRTHPQLQSLIGYGINSLVLRARWEDDPSFATFLSRARTTLIDAYDHQAVPFAQLVDELRPERDMSRTPLYQVALTMHQRGDGGLALPGLDVEAYPMTSRIAKCDLELQINDAADDRFEGQLVYATALFERDTVERMARHFVRLLESAVAAPERPLSLLDLLEERERESLLGAGNSDAPSVAVSRCVQEVFEERVAAAPDAVAVVAGGQELTYGEVNRRANRLAHYLRSLGVGPESMVGLCLERDAELIPALLGVLKSGAAYVPLDPANPAERIGYVLADAGVEVTVGGSGHQRRSRQADELGGGTVAGCQHDRRTVLHAGDGRTRGTLAQRAV, encoded by the coding sequence ATGAGCGCCGAGAACAACGAGCGAAGTGCTGCCGTCGACGTTCTTCGAGAGAGGCTCCTCCGCCAGCGGCTCAGCGGGGCCTCCCGCGGAGACCGCCCCGGCATCGAGCCCGTGGACCGCGACGCCCCGCTGTGCCTGTCGCACGGGCAGCAGCAGATGTGGTTCCTCAACCGGCTGGAACCTGGCAGCGCCGAGTACCTCGTGCCGTTCGCGTTCCGGATCCGCGGCGGCCTGGACGTCGCCGCGCTGCGCCGGGCCTGGACCGGACTGACCGCCCGCCACGAGATCCTGCGCACCCGCTACGCACTGGACGGCACCGAGCCGGTGCAGATCGTCGACGACGCCGTGGACGCCGTGGAGCTGCCGCTCACCGAGCACGCGGGCGACGTGGCGTCCCCGACAGCGTCCGACGCGGAGCGGTGGGCGGCCGAGCTGGTGGCCCAGGAGGCCGTCACCTCCTTCGACGTGGAGCAGCAGTGGCCCGCGCGGGCTCGGCTGCTGCGGCTGGCACCGGACGACCACATCCTCACCACGGTGTTCCACCACATCGCCTTCGATGCCTGGTCGAGCCGTGTTCTCGGAAATGAACTGGCGGCCTTCTACGATGCGTTCCGCGACGGGCACCCCTCACCGCTGGACGAACTCCCCATCCAGTACGCCGACTACGCGGGCTGGCTGCGCTCGGAGACCTCCGGGAAGGCCATGGAGGGGCACCTGGACTACTGGCGGGCCCAGCTCGCCGACGCCGCACCCGTGGACCTGCCAGCGGACCGGCCCAGGCCCGCCTTCCGCAGCCACGACGGCGCGGAGGTCTCCTTCACGCTCTCCTCCCAGCTCACCGCCGTCGTCCGGGACATCGCCCGGCGTCACGACACCACCCCCTTCGTCGTGCTGCTCTCGGCGTTCCAGGCGCTGGTCGCCCGCTACACCGGGCAGCGCGACGTGCCGGTCGGCACGACCGTGTCCGGGCGCACCCACCCGCAGCTTCAGTCGCTCATCGGCTACGGCATCAACAGCCTCGTGCTGCGCGCAAGATGGGAGGACGACCCCAGTTTCGCGACATTCCTCTCACGGGCCCGCACCACGCTCATCGACGCCTACGACCACCAGGCCGTGCCGTTCGCCCAGTTGGTCGACGAGCTGAGGCCGGAACGCGACATGTCCCGCACGCCGCTCTACCAGGTGGCGCTCACGATGCACCAGCGCGGGGACGGCGGACTGGCCCTGCCCGGTCTGGACGTGGAGGCCTACCCGATGACGAGTCGGATCGCCAAGTGCGATCTCGAGCTCCAGATCAACGACGCCGCTGACGACCGCTTCGAGGGGCAGCTGGTCTATGCGACGGCGCTCTTCGAGCGCGACACCGTCGAGCGCATGGCCCGGCACTTCGTACGCCTGCTCGAGTCCGCCGTCGCCGCGCCCGAGCGTCCGCTCTCCCTGCTCGACCTCCTTGAGGAGCGGGAGCGGGAGTCGCTGCTCGGGGCGGGCAACTCCGATGCACCATCCGTGGCCGTGTCGCGGTGTGTGCAGGAGGTGTTCGAGGAGCGGGTCGCCGCGGCGCCGGACGCGGTGGCTGTGGTCGCCGGCGGCCAGGAGTTGACGTACGGGGAGGTGAACCGGCGGGCGAACCGGCTCGCGCATTATCTGCGGTCGCTGGGGGTGGGCCCGGAGTCGATGGTGGGACTGTGCCTGGAGCGGGACGCGGAGCTGATTCCGGCGCTGCTGGGTGTGCTCAAGTCCGGTGCGGCCTACGTGCCGCTGGACCCGGCGAACCCGGCGGAGCGGATCGGCTACGTGCTGGCCGATGCCGGGGTGGAGGTGACGGTCGGTGGCTCCGGACATCAACGCCGATCCCGCCAGGCGGATGAGCTGGGCGGAGGAACCGTCGCAGGATGCCAGCACGACCGGCGTACGGTCCTCCACGCCGGTGACGGCCGCACACGAGGAACCCTGGCGCAGCGCGCCGTCTGA
- a CDS encoding MbtH family protein, whose amino-acid sequence MAEERDDNQTYHVVINDEEQYSIWWADRDIPAGWRAEGTTGSRAACLEHIDEVWTDMRPLSLRRRMEEQAAH is encoded by the coding sequence ATGGCCGAAGAGCGGGACGACAACCAGACCTACCACGTCGTGATCAACGACGAGGAGCAGTACTCGATCTGGTGGGCCGACCGGGACATCCCGGCGGGCTGGCGTGCCGAGGGCACCACCGGATCACGCGCCGCGTGCCTGGAGCACATCGACGAGGTGTGGACCGACATGCGTCCGCTCAGCCTCCGTCGGCGCATGGAAGAGCAAGCGGCTCACTGA
- a CDS encoding MMPL family transporter: MESVAGWSVRHKALAITGWLVLVVVAIMSSALISGPEARSLDPGDAGKAQQIVRTEDNGDSVRESVLLQSREDEGPKFTESPELQGAVEELVDKLRGTGDAVRDIGSPAGTDGERWVSEDGRSGLVTFELDGPIEKQKENYNEAVAALKEVQDNNPDLRIVQAGDRSLNAVVDDAIKDDFAKAEFTSLPLTLVILLVVFGSLIAAGIPLLLAATAVIGTFGLLQTVGQFVPVNSAASSIVLLIGMAVGIDYSLFYLRREREERIAGRDTQDALAMTARTSGHAVVVSGLTVMVCVCGLLFSGLDVFKGLTAGTVIVVGLTVLGSITVLPAVLAALGHRVDKARIPWLGKRRTVARESRTWSAVARTVVRRPALTGGIAALVLLVMALPMLGMKLQDPATTDSLPRSVAPVDAAVRMNDAFPGASSPARVAIATGDGTSADTPALRTAIDALHEQAATPGSGIAEPITSVEVGDVVVVRVPLIGKGTDDTSNESLEKLRGTVLPATLGTVEGIDYAVGGKTAMPYDFANQLNSRSVAVFVFILALAFVLLVVAFRSWSIPLVSILLNLLSIGAAYGVLTWVFQSGHLGSLLGFTAYGGVVAWLPLFMFVILFGLSMDYHIFILSRIKERWADGASSNDSIVGGISSSAGVVTSAAVIMTAVFTVFVSLTAIEYKMMGVGMAVAILIDATVVRGVLLPAAMALLGDRAWSSRLGKQRGAASRPIGEKTPEPVRPVSGSPLR; the protein is encoded by the coding sequence GTGGAGTCCGTCGCCGGATGGTCGGTCCGGCACAAGGCCCTTGCAATCACGGGCTGGTTGGTACTGGTGGTCGTCGCGATCATGTCCAGCGCGCTGATCAGCGGACCCGAAGCCCGCTCCCTCGACCCCGGTGACGCGGGCAAGGCGCAGCAGATCGTGCGCACTGAGGACAACGGTGACTCTGTCCGCGAGAGCGTGCTGCTCCAGTCACGCGAGGACGAGGGACCCAAGTTCACCGAGAGCCCCGAGCTGCAGGGTGCGGTCGAGGAGTTGGTCGACAAACTGCGCGGCACCGGCGATGCGGTGCGCGACATCGGATCGCCCGCGGGAACCGACGGCGAGCGATGGGTGTCCGAGGACGGCCGGTCCGGTCTGGTGACCTTCGAACTCGACGGACCGATCGAGAAGCAGAAGGAGAACTACAACGAGGCTGTCGCCGCCCTGAAAGAGGTGCAGGACAACAACCCGGACCTACGGATCGTGCAGGCCGGTGACCGCAGCCTGAACGCGGTCGTCGACGACGCGATCAAGGACGACTTCGCGAAGGCCGAGTTCACCTCGTTGCCCCTGACCCTGGTGATCCTGCTCGTCGTCTTCGGCTCGCTGATCGCCGCCGGTATCCCCCTGCTGCTCGCCGCGACCGCGGTCATCGGCACCTTCGGCCTGCTGCAGACCGTCGGACAGTTCGTGCCGGTCAACAGTGCCGCCTCCTCCATCGTCCTGCTCATCGGCATGGCCGTCGGCATCGACTACTCGCTGTTCTATCTGCGAAGGGAGCGGGAGGAACGGATCGCGGGACGCGACACCCAGGACGCCCTCGCGATGACGGCCCGCACGTCCGGTCACGCCGTGGTGGTTTCCGGCCTCACCGTGATGGTCTGTGTGTGCGGCCTCCTCTTCTCCGGGCTCGACGTCTTCAAGGGGCTGACGGCCGGCACCGTGATCGTCGTGGGTCTCACGGTGCTCGGCTCCATCACCGTGCTGCCGGCGGTGCTCGCCGCCCTGGGGCACCGCGTCGACAAGGCGCGCATCCCCTGGCTCGGCAAGCGCAGGACCGTCGCACGCGAGTCGCGGACCTGGTCCGCTGTGGCCCGCACCGTGGTGCGCCGCCCCGCTCTGACCGGTGGAATCGCCGCTCTCGTCCTGCTGGTCATGGCCCTGCCCATGCTCGGCATGAAGCTTCAGGACCCGGCTACGACCGACAGCCTGCCGCGTAGTGTCGCCCCGGTGGACGCCGCGGTCCGGATGAATGACGCCTTCCCGGGTGCCTCGAGCCCCGCCCGTGTGGCGATCGCCACCGGCGACGGCACGAGTGCCGACACCCCCGCTCTGCGGACGGCGATCGATGCCCTGCACGAGCAGGCGGCCACCCCTGGCAGCGGGATCGCCGAGCCGATCACTTCGGTCGAGGTCGGTGACGTGGTGGTCGTGCGCGTCCCGCTTATCGGCAAGGGGACCGACGACACGTCGAACGAGTCCCTGGAAAAGCTGAGGGGCACCGTGCTGCCCGCGACCCTCGGCACCGTGGAGGGCATCGACTACGCGGTCGGCGGCAAGACGGCGATGCCGTACGACTTCGCCAACCAGCTCAACAGCCGGTCCGTCGCGGTCTTCGTCTTCATCCTCGCCCTGGCCTTCGTCCTGCTGGTCGTCGCCTTCCGCTCCTGGAGCATCCCGCTGGTGTCGATCCTGCTCAACCTGCTCTCGATCGGCGCCGCCTACGGCGTGCTCACCTGGGTCTTCCAGAGCGGGCACCTCGGCTCGCTGCTGGGCTTCACGGCCTACGGGGGCGTGGTCGCCTGGCTGCCGCTGTTCATGTTCGTCATCCTCTTCGGGCTGAGCATGGACTACCACATCTTCATCCTCAGCCGGATCAAGGAGCGGTGGGCCGACGGGGCCAGCTCCAACGACTCCATCGTCGGCGGCATCAGCAGCAGCGCGGGCGTGGTCACCAGCGCCGCCGTGATCATGACGGCTGTCTTCACCGTGTTCGTCAGCCTCACCGCCATCGAGTACAAGATGATGGGCGTCGGCATGGCGGTCGCCATTCTCATCGACGCCACCGTCGTCCGAGGAGTTCTCCTGCCGGCCGCCATGGCGCTCCTGGGCGATCGCGCCTGGTCCTCCCGGCTCGGCAAGCAGCGCGGAGCCGCATCGAGGCCCATCGGCGAAAAGACCCCCGAACCAGTACGTCCCGTCAGCGGTTCCCCCCTGCGATAG
- a CDS encoding ArsR/SmtB family transcription factor, giving the protein MKTPLPSGDELVLTLATLANPHRLRVVAVLAGGRKYVSQLARDMGISRALLQVHLKKLEAAGLVSAQMEISPDGKAMKFYEVTPFAVHLTPESIAAVVPEMTGGDTARARDEKGTV; this is encoded by the coding sequence ATGAAAACGCCTCTGCCAAGCGGAGACGAACTGGTGTTGACGCTGGCGACGCTGGCCAATCCGCACCGTCTGCGGGTGGTAGCGGTGCTTGCCGGCGGACGTAAGTACGTGAGCCAGTTGGCTCGGGACATGGGGATCAGCCGCGCGCTTCTCCAGGTCCACTTGAAGAAGTTGGAGGCCGCGGGACTTGTGTCTGCGCAGATGGAGATCTCACCCGATGGGAAAGCGATGAAGTTCTACGAGGTGACGCCGTTCGCGGTCCACCTGACGCCGGAATCGATCGCGGCCGTGGTGCCGGAGATGACCGGTGGCGACACGGCCCGTGCGCGAGACGAGAAGGGGACTGTCTGA
- a CDS encoding 4'-phosphopantetheinyl transferase family protein, with product MAEISGLLRETRAIHIWHGRVRDLLPSSDLAVLADDELGRIRRAGRVRSAHYAGVHAAVRRVLGDHYLGVPPSAVRFGRHACPRCTDPAHGRPRIEHPATTLDFNLSRSGPYWLLAVTAGEKVGVDIERRTSAVGVADVALTAYELARIRGLEAPEQRQELFYRAWTRKEAVLKACGVGIFAELENLEASPADPGPVTMEFSESGLAGRWHVQDLALTPGLIGALAQDAESVRPVVTRQAAFRLAGDNNS from the coding sequence ATGGCTGAGATCAGTGGACTTCTCCGTGAGACGAGAGCCATCCACATCTGGCACGGTCGGGTACGGGACCTGCTGCCGTCCTCTGACCTTGCCGTGCTCGCCGACGATGAGCTGGGCAGGATCCGTCGGGCGGGCAGAGTCCGGTCGGCACACTACGCGGGAGTGCACGCGGCCGTCCGGCGTGTCCTGGGCGACCACTATCTGGGGGTGCCGCCGTCCGCCGTCCGCTTCGGCCGCCACGCGTGCCCACGCTGCACGGATCCGGCGCACGGGCGTCCCCGTATCGAGCACCCGGCGACCACGCTCGACTTCAACCTCTCCAGGTCGGGGCCGTACTGGCTGCTCGCTGTGACTGCAGGGGAGAAGGTCGGTGTCGACATCGAGCGCCGCACCTCCGCCGTCGGCGTTGCCGACGTAGCGCTGACCGCGTACGAGCTCGCACGGATTCGGGGCCTGGAGGCGCCGGAGCAACGTCAGGAGCTGTTCTACCGGGCCTGGACGCGCAAGGAGGCTGTACTCAAGGCGTGCGGCGTCGGCATCTTCGCGGAGTTGGAAAACCTGGAGGCGTCGCCCGCCGATCCCGGGCCCGTGACCATGGAGTTCTCCGAGTCGGGCCTTGCCGGACGCTGGCACGTGCAGGACCTGGCTCTGACGCCTGGCCTGATTGGGGCGCTGGCCCAGGACGCCGAGTCCGTGCGGCCCGTCGTGACCAGACAAGCAGCCTTCCGACTAGCAGGTGACAATAATTCTTAG
- a CDS encoding cation:proton antiporter, with translation MSASDPVTGLLIAIPTVIVACRGGAALARRVGQPPVVGEIAAGILLGPSLLGWLWPTGQALLIPPESIPYAGALGQLALLVFMFLIGLELDLGVLRGLGRTALVVSQASIALPLLLGAALASGMYATMAPEAAGKLPFVLFIAVALSITAFPVLARILTDRGMYHTSLGALAMACAAVNDAMAWCLLAVVVTITRSGSALDPVVTVALSAFFLVAMLYVIRPALARWTPGTGRAGRHTPDAERDGLLLLTVFTGICLSSLATDRIGLHALFGAFVFGLVLPRGSLPVERAATRLRTVVVPLLLPLFFAHTGLRTDIGMLGNDLVPWLWAAAITAVAVLGKWGGSAVAARACGQGWRNALSLGVLMNCRGLTELVILNIGLELGLIGRDLFTMLVLMALVTTALTSPALNRLRRREVRGLVLTPGSALVPDAGAHSDRS, from the coding sequence GTGTCCGCATCCGATCCCGTGACCGGCCTCCTGATCGCCATCCCTACAGTGATCGTCGCCTGTCGGGGTGGGGCCGCGCTGGCCCGCCGGGTCGGGCAGCCACCGGTGGTTGGCGAGATCGCGGCCGGCATTCTGCTCGGCCCTTCCCTGCTTGGCTGGCTTTGGCCGACCGGACAGGCCTTGCTGATTCCGCCGGAATCGATTCCCTACGCAGGAGCGCTCGGCCAGCTGGCGCTGCTGGTCTTCATGTTCCTCATCGGTCTGGAGCTCGATCTGGGCGTGCTGCGCGGCCTCGGCCGCACGGCGCTCGTGGTAAGCCAGGCGAGCATCGCCCTGCCGCTGCTCCTCGGGGCGGCTCTCGCCTCGGGCATGTACGCGACGATGGCCCCCGAGGCCGCGGGGAAACTGCCGTTCGTCCTGTTCATCGCCGTGGCCCTGAGCATCACGGCGTTCCCCGTGCTGGCCCGCATCCTCACCGACCGCGGGATGTACCACACGTCTCTCGGCGCCCTCGCGATGGCGTGCGCGGCCGTCAATGACGCCATGGCCTGGTGCCTGCTCGCGGTGGTCGTGACCATCACGCGTAGCGGCTCCGCGCTTGACCCGGTCGTGACGGTGGCCCTGTCGGCGTTCTTCCTCGTGGCCATGCTGTACGTGATCCGACCCGCCCTCGCCCGCTGGACACCGGGGACGGGCCGGGCCGGGCGGCACACGCCGGACGCCGAGCGGGATGGACTGCTCCTGCTGACCGTGTTCACCGGGATCTGCCTGTCCTCCCTCGCCACCGATCGCATCGGACTGCACGCGCTGTTCGGCGCGTTCGTCTTCGGCCTGGTGCTACCCCGCGGATCGCTGCCGGTCGAGCGCGCCGCCACCCGGCTGCGCACCGTCGTCGTCCCGCTGCTGCTTCCGCTCTTCTTCGCACACACCGGGCTGCGAACGGACATCGGCATGCTCGGCAACGACCTGGTGCCCTGGCTGTGGGCGGCGGCGATCACCGCCGTTGCCGTGCTCGGCAAATGGGGCGGAAGCGCCGTGGCAGCCCGTGCCTGCGGGCAGGGCTGGCGCAACGCGCTCTCGCTCGGCGTGCTGATGAACTGCCGCGGGCTGACCGAGCTCGTTATTCTGAACATCGGCCTCGAACTGGGCTTGATCGGGCGTGACTTGTTCACCATGCTGGTATTGATGGCGCTGGTCACCACCGCGCTCACCTCACCGGCCCTCAACCGACTGCGCCGCCGCGAGGTCCGGGGCCTCGTCCTCACGCCGGGGTCGGCACTCGTGCCGGACGCAGGCGCGCACAGCGACCGTTCGTGA
- a CDS encoding ArsR/SmtB family transcription factor, giving the protein MNSEELQALLAAMGNTQRLRVIAELADGRVYVSDLARRLDMSRPLLYMHLARLEKAGLVVGNLELSEDGTPLKYFALTPFNLHLNVDTIREAVQGDEAPAAES; this is encoded by the coding sequence ATGAACAGCGAGGAGCTTCAGGCGCTGCTTGCTGCCATGGGCAATACGCAGCGGCTGCGGGTCATAGCCGAACTCGCCGACGGCAGGGTCTATGTCAGCGATCTAGCACGCCGTCTGGACATGTCCCGACCGCTCCTCTATATGCACTTGGCGCGCCTGGAGAAGGCCGGCCTGGTGGTGGGCAACCTGGAGCTGAGTGAGGACGGGACCCCGTTGAAGTACTTTGCACTCACCCCGTTCAACCTGCACTTAAACGTCGACACGATCCGCGAGGCCGTGCAGGGTGATGAAGCCCCCGCCGCGGAGAGTTGA
- a CDS encoding tyrosine-type recombinase/integrase: MQDAKPKRGGGGRAELTLTWEDTEKIRAELPDRYKALVDCGRGLGLRQGEIFGLSPEDIDWAHPDGAMVHVQRQVVHDGSFLVYALPKGGDEEDPKDRWVELTDDVAIPLREHMQKYPPVEVTRPWGSKGGDPVTVRLIFYTREKTAIQSNWFNSYRWKPALVSAGLIKPLEPDAKGRRWEKSRDVMMHALRHLYASMMINGGVDVYTLADRLGHADPAFTLRKYVHRVVGAGSKVRIAVRSAYTRAA; encoded by the coding sequence GTGCAGGACGCCAAGCCGAAGCGAGGAGGTGGCGGCCGGGCAGAGCTGACCCTGACATGGGAGGACACCGAGAAGATCCGTGCCGAACTTCCCGACCGCTACAAAGCGCTCGTCGACTGTGGTCGCGGCCTGGGTCTTCGGCAAGGAGAGATATTCGGCCTGTCACCAGAAGATATCGACTGGGCACATCCGGACGGCGCCATGGTGCACGTGCAACGGCAAGTAGTCCACGACGGCTCGTTCCTCGTATACGCCCTCCCCAAGGGCGGAGACGAGGAGGACCCGAAGGACCGGTGGGTCGAGTTGACCGACGACGTGGCCATCCCCCTGCGCGAACACATGCAGAAGTACCCGCCGGTCGAGGTGACCCGACCGTGGGGCAGCAAAGGCGGCGACCCGGTCACGGTGCGGCTGATCTTCTACACCCGGGAGAAGACCGCCATTCAGTCGAATTGGTTCAACTCCTACCGCTGGAAGCCCGCCCTGGTGTCGGCCGGCCTCATCAAGCCCCTTGAGCCCGACGCGAAGGGACGACGCTGGGAGAAGTCCCGCGACGTGATGATGCACGCGCTCCGACACCTGTACGCGTCGATGATGATCAACGGCGGGGTAGACGTGTACACGCTCGCGGACCGCCTCGGACACGCCGATCCCGCGTTCACCCTGCGTAAATACGTGCACCGGGTCGTGGGAGCCGGTTCCAAGGTCCGCATCGCGGTCCGGAGCGCCTACACCAGGGCCGCGTGA
- a CDS encoding cellulase family glycosylhydrolase: protein MRKPRSTLITVAGMAFAAALGLLGSIAGPSVGEAQAAPTGIRVSNGHVVEANGNEFVMRGINHAYTWYPEQTTAIADIAAKGANTVRVVLSSGDRWTKTSASQVSALIGQCKAAEVICVLEVHDTTGYGEDGAATTLDKAADYWIGVKSALEGQEDYVVVNIGNEPYGNSNAAAWTGATKSAIGKLRNAGLDHALMVDAPNWGQDWSGTMRDNAASVLASDPDRDTIFSIHMYGVYDTAAEVQDYLHHFTDNELPIVVGEFGDQHSDGNPDEDAIMATAQSLGVGYIGWSWSGNGSGVEYLDMVNGFDANSLTSWGNRFINGANGITATSEPATVYGGGGDTGSGTAPNGYPYCAGGSSSDPDGDGWGWENSRSCVVPGSSADSDGGTDEGTAPNGYPYCVNGSSSDPDGDGWGWESSRSCVVAGSSADS, encoded by the coding sequence ATGCGAAAGCCGAGAAGCACCCTGATCACCGTGGCGGGCATGGCGTTCGCCGCCGCCCTGGGCCTGCTGGGCTCGATCGCCGGCCCTTCCGTGGGCGAGGCCCAGGCCGCGCCCACCGGCATCCGCGTCAGTAACGGACACGTGGTCGAGGCGAACGGGAACGAGTTCGTCATGCGTGGGATCAACCACGCCTACACCTGGTACCCCGAGCAGACGACCGCCATCGCCGACATAGCGGCCAAGGGTGCCAACACCGTCCGCGTCGTCCTCAGTAGTGGCGACCGGTGGACGAAGACGAGCGCCTCGCAGGTATCCGCCCTCATCGGACAGTGCAAGGCCGCCGAGGTCATCTGTGTCCTGGAGGTGCATGACACCACCGGATACGGCGAGGACGGCGCCGCCACCACCCTGGACAAGGCCGCCGACTACTGGATCGGCGTGAAGAGCGCACTGGAGGGTCAGGAGGACTACGTCGTCGTCAACATCGGCAACGAGCCGTACGGCAACTCGAACGCCGCGGCCTGGACCGGTGCCACCAAGAGTGCGATCGGCAAGCTGCGGAACGCCGGCCTCGACCACGCCCTGATGGTGGACGCCCCCAACTGGGGCCAGGACTGGTCCGGGACCATGAGGGACAACGCGGCCTCGGTCTTGGCATCCGACCCCGACCGCGACACCATCTTCTCGATCCACATGTACGGCGTGTACGACACCGCCGCCGAGGTGCAGGACTACCTGCACCACTTCACCGACAACGAACTGCCCATCGTCGTGGGTGAGTTCGGGGACCAGCACAGTGACGGCAACCCGGACGAGGACGCCATCATGGCGACCGCGCAGTCCCTCGGCGTGGGTTACATCGGCTGGTCCTGGAGCGGCAACGGCAGCGGTGTCGAGTACCTCGACATGGTCAACGGCTTCGACGCGAACTCCCTGACGAGCTGGGGCAACCGCTTCATCAACGGAGCCAACGGCATCACCGCCACCTCCGAGCCCGCCACTGTCTACGGCGGCGGGGGCGACACGGGCAGCGGCACCGCGCCCAACGGCTACCCCTACTGCGCCGGCGGCAGCTCGTCCGACCCCGACGGCGACGGGTGGGGCTGGGAGAACAGCCGCTCCTGCGTCGTCCCGGGCAGCAGCGCCGACAGCGATGGCGGGACCGACGAGGGCACGGCCCCCAACGGTTACCCATACTGCGTCAACGGCAGCTCGTCCGACCCCGACGGCGACGGGTGGGGCTGGGAAAGCAGCCGCTCCTGCGTCGTGGCCGGCAGCAGCGCCGACAGCTAG